The Cryobacterium roopkundense sequence AGCTCGAGGCGGTCGGGTTCGACCTCGATTTCGGCACCGACGGCTCCGGCCTGTTCCTGAAGTACCTGCGCCGCGGCTCGGGCTATTACATCGATGTGGGCGCCTCGCAGCTGCTCATCGATGGCCGGGTATCGGTGAAGTCGGGGCAGCTCGCGTCCATCACGCCCGATTCAGTCGTGATGGCCGACGGGTCGACGCTGCCGGCTGACCTCATCGTGTACGCCACCGGCTACGGCTCGATGAACGGCTGGCTCGCCGATCTTGTCTCGCCCGAGGTCGCCGACCAGGTGGGCCGCTGCTGGGGCTACGGCTCGGACACCCCGAAGGATCCTGGGCCGTGGGAGGGGGAGCTGCGCAACATGTGGAAACCCACCAACGTGCCGCAGCTCTGGATCCACGGCGGCAACCTGCACCAGAGCCGGCACTACTCCAACTACCTCGCGCTGCAGATCAAGGCGCGCATGGAAGGGCTCGAGACCCCGGTCTTCGAGCTGCAGGAGTCGCACTACGCGCACTAGCGAATAACGTGCTGCGGTACGCCCCCTGCGCTGGTCGTGTCTCGGCAGGCTCGACAACCGGTCGAGACCTGTCGCGCCGCCGAGAAACACCGCTCCCACAGTGCATCTCGGCGGCGTCGGCGCGTCTCGCAGGCGAAAACTTCTCCCGTTTACCAAAAATACTCCGTCGGGGGGATGTGTTTTCAGCTGTTGCGGTGGCAGGATATGAAACCCGGCGAGGAGTACACCATGACTCATGCACCCTCCATTAGACGTCGCCACCCGGCGGCGTCACCCCCCGAGCAGCGCCTGCGCACAGGGACCGTGCCCCTGCTGCACGTGCCCTCACGCGGCAACCTCAGGTCCCAGGGCGAAATCGCCCTCGCGGCCCTGCTGCAGGAACCACCCGTCAATTGGGCGGTCTTTCCGGCCGGCCCGGTCTCCGAGCACCTGATGGTTGGTCCCGGTGGGGTCTTCACGATCAACACCCGGCATTCCGATGGCGAGTGGGTGTGGGTCGACAAGGACACCATCCGCGTGTCGGGCCGACGCATGGCGTACAGCCAGGACGCTGTCGTCGAGGCCGGCCGGGTGACTGCGCTCCTGCGGGCACGCATCCCGTTGCGGGCACCGGTTCGCCCGGTGATCGCGCTCTTCGGCGCCCGGTTCATCGTCGTGCGCGGCAAGTCGCCCGAGATAATGGTCGTCGACGCCCGTGAGCTGCAGGTGTGGCTCGAAACCCTTCCCACGGTGCTGCGCCCGATCGAGCGCATGGAACTCGCTGCGGTCATCGACAACCCCGCCACGTGGGGCACCCGCCCGTCGATGAAGCGCCCCGAGGATCCGACCGCAGCCTGAGGCATCCTCTCGTTCTCGGCCGGCTCGATCCCAGCGCTGGTCGAGAAGTGCGCGCTGGCGCCTACTCGCAGCCGGTCCCGTCGCCGTCGCGGTCGAGGTGTCGCCCGTAGCCGGCATCGCCCGCCTGCACGGGGGCGGCTCCCGCCGCTCGCGCCGCGGTGCAATTCTCGTAGTACACCTCCGCTGGCGCGGACTCCACAGGGGGAGCGGGGGCGGGTTCGGCGGGCGCGAAGCCCGACGTGGCGGCGCGCTGCTCGGGGCAGGTCGCGAGAATGCGCGTCATCGAATCCTGCTCGCTCGACGTGACCCATAGCCCGTAGCTCGCCTTCACCGAAATCTGCCGGGCCACGTATGCGCAGCGGTAGGACTTCTGCGGCGGCAGCCAGGTAGCGCTGTCGCCGTCGCCCTTGCTCGAGTTGGTGGGGCCGTCCACCGCCAGCAGGTTGAGCGGATCGTTTGCGAGCGACTCGCGCTCCGCCTGCGTGAGCTGCTGCGCGCCGGTCTGCCAGGCGTTCGAGAGGGCGACCACATGGTCGATTTGCACGAGGGACGACGTGTCCTCCCCTCGCATGAAACTGATGGTCTTTCCCGTGTACGGACCCTGCAGCGTGCCGGTGAGCACGCGACATTCTCCGGACTTCACGATATTTGTCAGGTCCCGGGCCAGGATGTCGTTACGGGTGTCGCATCCGTTCTGATCGACATCCAGCCAGGCCGAACCGAAACTTTCCGTGCGGTCGTAGCCGGTTTTCGCCGCGCGTCCCTTCACAGCGAGGGTAGCCAGGAGCGCGGTCGCGACCAGGTCCGTGGCACTCGGGTCGGCCACGACGACGGACGGATCGGCGGACGCACCTGAAGGCGTGTCCGGGTCGAGCGGGGCGGCATCCGTCGGCGCCGGAGTGGGAGTCGGCACCGACGTTGACACGTCCGAGGCGGCGGCGGGAGCGTCTTCGACGGTCGCGGGAGCGACGGAGGCCCCGATGATCGTGACGACTAATGACCCTGCGAGGGCCACGGCCGCGAACTTGCGAGACGGGATGGTGGCCCAGGACTTGCGGCCGGTGACGAGAGCGTAGAGCGCGGTGAGTGCCCCAATGAGGCCCGTCATCAACAGCAGGCCCGACAGGCCGGACGTCGCCGTGCCGAGCACGACGAGCAGCACCGAAGCCGCGAGCATAACCCAGGTGAGAATCGAGAGGGAGGGGCGACGCAGTGTCGGGCGGCTGGTCATGGTGCTCCCTCTGACCGCGAACATGCGGTGCTTCGACCGTAGCGGTATTGCCGGCCGCCCACCAACGCCGCTACGGCTGGCGCGGCGAGAGCGGATGCCGCGGCGTCAGCCGCGAAAGCGGGCGGTGCGTCGGTTTCGGGCCGGGGAAACGACGCACAGTCCGCTCCCGCGAGCGAGCTCGCGCAGTATCAGCCGCGGAAGGCGAGCGCCGCTTCCCTGTCGGCCGCAACGTTGGCGCGGTGCAGCTCGTGGTGGGCGGCCTGCTCGGGGCGGCGGCGCAGGAACATCCACACGACGCCGAGTCCGACAAACCACAGCGGCGTCACGAGAAGCGCCTGCAGGGTGTCGGTCTTCTGGGTGAGCGCCCAGATCACAAACACGAAGAACGCCAGCACCAGGTAGCACATGTATACGCCGCCGGGCATCTTGAACTTCGATGCCGCGTGCAGTGCCGGACGGCGCTTGCGGTACACGATGTAGCTGACCACGATGATGGTCCACACGAAGATGAACAGCACCGACGCCATTGTTGTCACCACTGTGAACACGGCAATGATCGACGAGCTCGCATAGAGCAGAACAGAGGATACGAGCAGAAACATGCACGAGAACAGCAGGGCGTTGGCCGGCACTTTGTGGCGGCTCAGGAGCTGAAAACGCCCCGGTGCCGTGCCCTCGACCGACAGTCCGAAGAGCATTCTCGATGTTGAATACAGCCCGGAATTCGCCGACGATGTCGCGCTCGTGAGCACGACGAAATTGATCACGGCCGCGGCTGCGCCGAGCCCCGCGAGGGCGAACATCGCCACGAACGGGCTCACATCGGCGGTGACCTCACGCCACGGAGTCACGGCCATGATCACAATCAGGGCGAGAACGTAGAACAGCATGATGCGTACGGGGATCGAGTTGATTGCCTTGGGAAGGTTCTTCTCAGGGTTCTTCGCTTCGGCGGCCGTCGTGCCCACGAGCTCGACGCCGAGGAAGGCGAACACGGAGAGCTGGAAGCCGGCAACGAACCCCATCGGCCCGGTCGGGAACATGCCGCCGTCGTTCCACAGGTTGCTGAAACTCGCCGGGGCGCCGCCGGGCGACTGGAACTTCGTGAACACCATCACGAGACCCACGATGATGAGCGTCACGATGGCGACGATCTTGATCAGCGCGAACCAGAACTCGGTTTCGCCGAACGCCTTCACACTGGTGAGGTTGAGCGCGAGCAGAATCAGCACGGCGCCGAGCGCCGGGATCCACAGTGGAAGGTCGGGCCACCAGAAGCTCGTGTACAGGGCGATCGCGATCAGCTCCGCGATGGCGGTGACGATCCAGCAGAGCCAGTAGGTCCAGCTCGTGAAGAAGCCCGCCCACGGGCCGAGCAGATCGGCGGCAAAGTCGCTGAACGACTTGTATTCGAGGTTGGAGAGCAGCAGCTCGCCCATGGCTCGCATCACGAAGAACAGCATGGAGCCGATGATCATGTACACGAAGATCACGGAGGGCCCGGCGAGCGAGATGGTCTTGCCGGAGCCCATGAAGAGTCCGGTTCCGATCGCGCCGCCGAGGGCGATCAGCTGAATATGCCGGTTCGAGAGTGAGCGCGCCAGGTGCGGCTGCTGCCCGATGGAGGGTCGAGTGCTGGTTTTCAATTGCGACATCGGAATTACATCCTTGTAGTCGAGGGGCGATTGACGAAGTAGGTGTAAGCGTGTGCGGAGCGCGCCACACACGCGAGAACGGATGCCGAGGGCTGGCGCGGTGACATGACCTGGCCGACCCCCGGCATCCGTTCTGAACTGCTCTTAGACGAGGGCGAGCTCGACCTCGGTCACGAGGTCAGTCCACGACGCGAGAGGCAGATCGAGGGCAACGCTCACAGAACGGTTTGCGACCTTTCCGGCGGCAATATTGAGTCCGCCGGCCAGGGCGGCGTCACGCTCGAACGCGGCGCGCACTCCACGGTCGGCGATCGACAGGGCGTAGGGCAGGGTGACGTTCGTGAGCGCGAGGGTCGAGGTCTGCGGCACGGCGCCCGGCATGTTGGCGACGCAGTAGAAGATCGAGCCGTGCACCGGGAAGGTGGGGTTCTCGTGAGTGGTGGCGTGGGTTCCTTCGAAGCAGCCGCCCTGGTCCACCGCGATGTCCACGAGCACGGAGCCCGGCTTCATGCGCGACACGAGCTCATCGGTGACGAGCTTGGGGGCCTTGGCGCCCGGGATCAGCACTGAACCGATCACGAGGTCGGCCTCGACCAGCGAGCGGTCGATCTCGTACGCGTTGGAGGCGATGGTCTTCAGGCGTCCGGCGTACTGTGCGTCGAGCTCGCGCAGGCGGTCGATGTTGATGTCGAGGATCGTGACGTCCGCGCCCATGCCAATGGCCATGGCGGCGGCGTTGGAGCCGGCGACGCCGGCGCCGATCACGGTGACCTTCGCGGCACGCACTCCGGGCACGCCTCCCATCAGGATGCCGGGGCCGCCGCCGGGGCGCGTCATCGACGCAGCGCCGACCTGAACGGCCAGACGTCCGGCGACCTCGCTCATGGGGGCGAGCAGCGGCAGCGAGCGGTCGGCCTTCTGCACGGTCTCGTAGGCGATGGCGGTGACGCCGGCCTCGAGCAGGGCTGTGGCGAGCTCGGGCTCTGCGGCAAGGTGCAGGTACGTGAAGAGGATCAGACCCTGGCGGAAGTGAACGTACTCCGCGGTGACCGGCTCTTTCACCTTGAGGATCATGTCGG is a genomic window containing:
- the cycA gene encoding D-serine/D-alanine/glycine transporter gives rise to the protein MSQLKTSTRPSIGQQPHLARSLSNRHIQLIALGGAIGTGLFMGSGKTISLAGPSVIFVYMIIGSMLFFVMRAMGELLLSNLEYKSFSDFAADLLGPWAGFFTSWTYWLCWIVTAIAELIAIALYTSFWWPDLPLWIPALGAVLILLALNLTSVKAFGETEFWFALIKIVAIVTLIIVGLVMVFTKFQSPGGAPASFSNLWNDGGMFPTGPMGFVAGFQLSVFAFLGVELVGTTAAEAKNPEKNLPKAINSIPVRIMLFYVLALIVIMAVTPWREVTADVSPFVAMFALAGLGAAAAVINFVVLTSATSSANSGLYSTSRMLFGLSVEGTAPGRFQLLSRHKVPANALLFSCMFLLVSSVLLYASSSIIAVFTVVTTMASVLFIFVWTIIVVSYIVYRKRRPALHAASKFKMPGGVYMCYLVLAFFVFVIWALTQKTDTLQALLVTPLWFVGLGVVWMFLRRRPEQAAHHELHRANVAADREAALAFRG
- the ald gene encoding alanine dehydrogenase, which encodes MIIGVPTEVKNNEFRVAITAAGVHEAKLHGHTVLVQAGAGAASGFSDADYEAAGAAIVETAFEVWASADMILKVKEPVTAEYVHFRQGLILFTYLHLAAEPELATALLEAGVTAIAYETVQKADRSLPLLAPMSEVAGRLAVQVGAASMTRPGGGPGILMGGVPGVRAAKVTVIGAGVAGSNAAAMAIGMGADVTILDINIDRLRELDAQYAGRLKTIASNAYEIDRSLVEADLVIGSVLIPGAKAPKLVTDELVSRMKPGSVLVDIAVDQGGCFEGTHATTHENPTFPVHGSIFYCVANMPGAVPQTSTLALTNVTLPYALSIADRGVRAAFERDAALAGGLNIAAGKVANRSVSVALDLPLASWTDLVTEVELALV
- a CDS encoding GmrSD restriction endonuclease domain-containing protein: MTSRPTLRRPSLSILTWVMLAASVLLVVLGTATSGLSGLLLMTGLIGALTALYALVTGRKSWATIPSRKFAAVALAGSLVVTIIGASVAPATVEDAPAAASDVSTSVPTPTPAPTDAAPLDPDTPSGASADPSVVVADPSATDLVATALLATLAVKGRAAKTGYDRTESFGSAWLDVDQNGCDTRNDILARDLTNIVKSGECRVLTGTLQGPYTGKTISFMRGEDTSSLVQIDHVVALSNAWQTGAQQLTQAERESLANDPLNLLAVDGPTNSSKGDGDSATWLPPQKSYRCAYVARQISVKASYGLWVTSSEQDSMTRILATCPEQRAATSGFAPAEPAPAPPVESAPAEVYYENCTAARAAGAAPVQAGDAGYGRHLDRDGDGTGCE